The following are encoded together in the Ignavibacteriales bacterium genome:
- a CDS encoding peptidylprolyl isomerase: MKKILCLALIGLLNFSAMAQQVLDKVAAIVDNEIISQGELDFQTALFASQRKVDINTPGLKEKILNSMIEDKLVYAQAKLDSIEVTDDEVNQRIDYQINSFIQQYGSKEKVEQVYGMTVEKIKRELKDDVRKNLMVQMLQQKKFGNTEASRREVEEFYSLYKDSLGVIPEKLKISHIYINPKASDDSKKKYYQLAQSLLDSIKNGADFGTLAIKYSEDPGSAASGGDLGFVKKGVFYAEFESAAFDLQPRELSAVVESPVGFHIIQLLERRGESIHTRHILIKIKADDQADLRAIQLLTDVRDSIMQDVSKFKSFAVKYSQDKETAPFGGDLGTYYINQLDKNLLDVVSKMKQGEVSFPRRIEYSAGNYGYHIVYLEEKIPQHPADLEIDYAELKKLADEQKKQKKYESWMAELKSQIFWEVKN; the protein is encoded by the coding sequence ATGAAAAAAATTCTGTGTTTGGCGCTAATAGGGTTACTAAATTTTTCGGCAATGGCTCAACAGGTACTCGATAAAGTTGCAGCTATTGTAGATAATGAAATTATTTCACAAGGTGAACTCGACTTTCAAACAGCATTATTTGCATCTCAAAGGAAGGTTGATATTAATACCCCAGGGCTTAAAGAAAAAATTCTGAACTCAATGATCGAAGACAAACTTGTATATGCCCAAGCTAAACTTGATTCAATTGAAGTAACCGATGATGAAGTTAATCAGCGTATTGATTATCAAATCAATTCTTTTATCCAGCAATACGGCTCGAAAGAAAAAGTCGAGCAGGTTTATGGAATGACAGTAGAAAAAATTAAGCGCGAATTAAAAGATGATGTCAGAAAAAACCTGATGGTGCAAATGCTTCAACAAAAGAAATTTGGGAATACCGAAGCATCCCGCAGGGAGGTGGAAGAGTTTTACAGCCTCTATAAAGATAGCCTTGGTGTGATTCCTGAAAAATTGAAAATCTCTCACATCTATATAAATCCGAAAGCTTCGGACGATTCAAAGAAAAAATATTATCAACTTGCTCAGTCGCTTTTAGATTCAATTAAAAATGGTGCTGACTTTGGAACTCTTGCTATTAAGTATTCCGAGGACCCCGGCAGTGCTGCTTCCGGCGGCGATCTCGGATTTGTTAAAAAAGGTGTTTTCTATGCTGAGTTTGAATCAGCCGCTTTCGATTTACAGCCCAGAGAATTGTCAGCAGTAGTTGAGTCGCCTGTTGGATTCCATATCATACAGCTTCTTGAAAGACGCGGCGAATCAATTCACACCCGCCATATACTAATTAAAATAAAAGCAGACGATCAAGCTGATCTAAGAGCAATCCAATTATTAACTGATGTTCGCGACAGCATTATGCAGGATGTGAGTAAGTTCAAATCTTTCGCTGTCAAATATAGTCAGGATAAAGAAACCGCTCCATTTGGCGGTGATCTTGGAACTTACTACATCAATCAGCTTGATAAAAACCTTTTGGATGTTGTTTCTAAAATGAAGCAGGGGGAAGTAAGTTTTCCGAGACGAATTGAATACTCTGCCGGAAATTACGGCTACCACATTGTTTATCTTGAAGAAAAAATTCCACAGCATCCAGCCGATCTTGAAATTGATTATGCCGAGTTGAAAAAACTTGCCGATGAACAGAAAAAGCAAAAAAAATATGAAAGCTGGATGGCAGAATTAAAATCTCAAATCTTTTGGGAAGTAAAAAATTAA
- a CDS encoding peptidyl-prolyl cis-trans isomerase, with product MNLDKRDPQFASLMKDYRDGIYIFKLQEEEVWNKLSVDSTKLYNYWEENKSNYVMPDKISFSEIYSAKDSLINHYYSLLQSGENFDSLAFKYTERPGFKTKAGNYGLVDVTSSVLSREADKLKTTGEYSTPFKNGAGYSIFKLNSKEASRLKTFEEAKPEVSGTVQEMESKRLENDYISGLKNTYNPQYFYEELQKAFKQE from the coding sequence ATGAATCTTGATAAACGCGATCCACAGTTTGCTTCTCTTATGAAAGATTATCGAGATGGAATTTATATTTTCAAACTTCAAGAGGAAGAAGTATGGAATAAACTTTCCGTTGATAGTACAAAACTTTATAACTATTGGGAAGAGAATAAATCAAATTATGTTATGCCTGATAAAATAAGTTTCAGTGAAATTTATTCTGCAAAAGATTCTTTGATTAATCATTACTATTCATTGCTTCAGTCGGGTGAAAATTTTGATTCATTAGCATTCAAATACACCGAACGACCAGGATTTAAAACTAAAGCAGGAAATTATGGACTGGTTGATGTGACTTCTTCCGTCCTTTCACGCGAAGCTGACAAGCTCAAAACCACTGGCGAATATTCAACCCCGTTTAAGAATGGTGCGGGTTATTCTATCTTCAAATTAAATTCGAAAGAAGCATCAAGATTAAAAACTTTTGAAGAAGCCAAACCAGAAGTTTCAGGCACCGTGCAGGAAATGGAAAGCAAGCGGTTGGAGAACGATTATATCAGTGGACTAAAGAATACTTACAACCCGCAATATTTTTATGAAGAGCTTCAAAAAGCTTTTAAACAAGAATAA